The following coding sequences are from one Comamonas koreensis window:
- a CDS encoding PLP-dependent aminotransferase family protein has protein sequence MPAPSSTRPGSRSLYRDLRARIGDGSYAAGTPLPSTRVLAAERGLSRGTVSLVYEQLASDGFVDTRRGAATRVAAGAADRIRTQGRAADATGLHRQMPDSDRLSAFAQRLQAMPLRPSAPDPAGVIDFVYGPLAGSDFPTLQWLKALRRAEGQRSQRLEYATPLGAPELRQALQKHLHQTRDIRCSTEQILVVNGSQHALDLCARLLLNPGDRVVVENPGYRMAHQVFAAYGAQLVCADVDDDGLQTAQLAALTAQAPAKLAYATPGHQFPLGGFLPIARRHALLDWARAQRCWLIEDDYDSDYRYGVRPEPSLLSLDSADCVIHVGTFSKTLSPQLRLGYMVLPPALASLFAQAKLLTDRHTATGPQRALAQLIDEGSYARHVRRMRRKQHARQQALLQALERHLGTQVRIQGAASGLHLAVWFPALPASCEAQLVQAAAQRGVRVYPISPLYLQPSSAQATHAVAGVVMGYALLDLPEIARGVQRLAEALQSLR, from the coding sequence ATGCCAGCACCCTCGTCCACCCGTCCCGGCAGCCGCAGCCTGTACCGCGACCTCCGCGCGCGCATCGGTGATGGCAGCTACGCGGCCGGCACCCCCCTGCCCTCGACGCGGGTGCTGGCCGCTGAGCGGGGCCTGTCACGAGGTACCGTGAGCCTGGTCTATGAGCAACTGGCCTCGGACGGCTTTGTCGACACCCGGCGCGGGGCCGCGACGCGCGTGGCGGCGGGCGCTGCTGACCGCATCCGCACTCAGGGCCGGGCTGCCGACGCTACCGGGCTCCATCGCCAGATGCCCGACAGCGATCGCCTGTCCGCCTTTGCCCAGCGCCTGCAGGCCATGCCCCTGCGCCCGTCCGCGCCCGATCCGGCCGGAGTGATCGACTTTGTCTACGGGCCGCTGGCAGGCAGCGATTTCCCGACCCTGCAATGGCTCAAGGCCTTGCGCCGGGCCGAGGGCCAGCGCAGCCAGCGGCTCGAATACGCGACCCCGCTGGGCGCGCCCGAGCTGCGCCAGGCGCTGCAAAAACACCTGCATCAGACCCGGGACATACGCTGCAGCACGGAGCAGATCCTGGTCGTCAACGGCTCGCAGCACGCGCTCGATCTCTGTGCCCGCCTGCTGCTCAACCCCGGCGACCGCGTGGTGGTCGAGAACCCCGGCTACCGCATGGCGCACCAGGTGTTTGCGGCCTATGGCGCGCAGCTGGTCTGCGCCGATGTGGATGACGATGGCCTGCAGACTGCGCAGCTCGCCGCGCTGACCGCACAGGCGCCTGCCAAGCTGGCCTATGCCACGCCTGGCCACCAGTTTCCGCTGGGCGGCTTTTTGCCGATTGCCCGCCGCCATGCCCTGCTCGATTGGGCGCGTGCGCAGCGTTGCTGGCTGATCGAGGACGACTACGACAGCGACTACCGCTACGGCGTGCGGCCCGAGCCCAGCCTCCTGTCGCTGGACAGTGCGGACTGCGTGATCCATGTGGGCACCTTCTCCAAGACCTTATCGCCCCAGCTGCGCCTGGGCTATATGGTGCTGCCCCCGGCGCTGGCCAGCCTGTTTGCCCAGGCCAAGCTGCTGACCGACCGCCATACCGCCACCGGCCCCCAGCGCGCGCTGGCCCAGTTGATCGACGAAGGCAGCTATGCCCGCCATGTGCGGCGCATGCGGCGCAAACAGCATGCGCGCCAGCAGGCCTTGCTGCAGGCGCTGGAGCGGCATCTGGGCACGCAAGTGCGCATCCAGGGCGCGGCCAGCGGCCTGCACCTGGCCGTGTGGTTTCCCGCGCTGCCCGCCAGCTGCGAGGCGCAGCTGGTGCAGGCGGCAGCGCAGCGCGGCGTGCGCGTCTACCCGATCAGCCCGCTGTACCTGCAGCCCAGCAGCGCGCAGGCAACGCACGCCGTAGCCGGTGTGGTGATGGGCTATGCGCTGCTGGATCTGCCCGAGATTGCGCGGGGCGTGCAGCGCCTGGCCGAGGCGCTGCAAAGCCTGCGCTGA
- the ygiD gene encoding 4,5-DOPA dioxygenase extradiol, producing the protein MLSRRSLVLSGSLSAVMAALLPMGQALARSPQPPRKMPVLFIGHGSPMNAISANPFTQHLQRWGASLPRPSAILVVSAHWLTRGSTGVTVNDKPATIHDFSGFPAELHAMQYPAAGHPALAAKASALVRSGQAQLTDQWGLDHGTWTVLHHLYPQADVPVFQVSIDYNQSAPYHYAVGKELAALREQGVLLIGSGNIVHNLRATVRGAPEGLMAARDWAQQFDEAAKQALLAGNREALVAYQQLHASARMAVPTPDHYWPLLYALGAAHGSGPARQVFEGFQSGTISMRCLQWDA; encoded by the coding sequence ATGTTGTCACGTCGCTCCCTGGTCCTGTCCGGCAGTCTGTCTGCGGTGATGGCCGCTCTTTTGCCGATGGGCCAAGCCCTGGCCCGCAGCCCGCAGCCGCCGCGCAAAATGCCGGTGCTGTTCATCGGCCATGGCAGCCCGATGAATGCCATCAGCGCCAACCCCTTTACCCAGCACCTGCAACGCTGGGGTGCCAGCCTGCCCCGGCCCAGCGCCATCCTGGTGGTGTCGGCCCATTGGCTCACGCGCGGCAGCACCGGCGTGACGGTCAACGACAAGCCCGCCACCATCCACGATTTCTCAGGCTTTCCGGCCGAGCTGCATGCAATGCAGTACCCGGCCGCTGGCCACCCAGCGCTCGCGGCCAAGGCGTCCGCGCTGGTGCGCAGCGGCCAGGCGCAGCTGACGGACCAGTGGGGGCTGGACCACGGCACCTGGACCGTCTTGCACCACCTCTACCCCCAGGCCGATGTGCCGGTGTTCCAGGTCTCGATCGACTACAACCAGTCTGCCCCCTACCACTATGCCGTGGGCAAGGAGCTGGCAGCCTTGCGCGAGCAGGGCGTGCTGCTCATCGGCAGCGGCAATATCGTGCACAACCTGCGCGCAACGGTGCGCGGCGCGCCCGAAGGGCTGATGGCCGCCCGCGACTGGGCCCAGCAGTTTGACGAAGCGGCCAAGCAGGCCTTGTTGGCAGGCAACCGGGAAGCGCTGGTGGCCTACCAGCAGCTGCATGCATCCGCCCGGATGGCCGTACCCACGCCGGACCACTACTGGCCCTTGCTGTATGCGCTGGGCGCCGCCCATGGCAGTGGCCCGGCGCGCCAGGTGTTCGAGGGCTTTCAGTCGGGCACCATCAGCATGCGCTGCCTGCAGTGGGATGCCTGA
- a CDS encoding NAD(P)-dependent alcohol dehydrogenase — protein MTVKAYGAHAGDQPLQALNIERRTPGAKDVQIRIAYCGVCHSDIHQVRSEWAGTLYPCVPGHEIVGEVAAVGSDVSDFKPGDLVGVGCIVDSCQHCVDCGMGLENYCNHMVGTYNGPTADAPGHTLGGYSQSIVVHQRYVLRVSHPPEQLAAVAPLLCAGITTYSPLRHWRVGPGHKVGVVGIGGLGHMGIKLAHAMGAHVVAFTTSESKRDAAKALGAAEVVVSRHADEMAAHAQSLDFILNTVAAPHELDPFFNLLKRDGTMTLVGAPSTPHPSPGVFGLIMKRRSLAGSLIGGIPETQEMLDFCAEHGIVADIELIQAEQINEAYERMLRGDVAYRFVIDNASI, from the coding sequence ATGACCGTCAAAGCCTATGGCGCCCACGCGGGTGACCAACCCCTGCAAGCCCTGAACATCGAGCGCCGCACGCCGGGCGCCAAGGACGTGCAGATCCGCATTGCCTATTGCGGCGTCTGCCACTCGGACATCCACCAGGTGCGCTCCGAATGGGCGGGCACGCTCTACCCCTGTGTGCCCGGGCATGAGATTGTCGGCGAGGTCGCGGCAGTCGGCTCCGATGTGAGCGATTTCAAGCCCGGGGATCTGGTAGGCGTGGGCTGCATCGTCGACAGTTGCCAGCACTGTGTGGACTGCGGCATGGGGCTGGAGAACTACTGCAACCACATGGTCGGCACCTACAACGGGCCTACCGCCGATGCGCCGGGCCATACCCTGGGCGGCTATTCGCAAAGCATTGTGGTGCACCAGCGCTATGTGCTGCGGGTCAGCCATCCACCGGAACAGCTGGCCGCTGTGGCGCCGCTGCTGTGCGCCGGCATCACCACCTATTCGCCTCTGCGCCACTGGCGCGTGGGGCCCGGCCACAAGGTGGGCGTGGTGGGCATTGGCGGGCTGGGCCATATGGGCATCAAGCTGGCGCATGCGATGGGCGCGCATGTGGTGGCGTTCACCACGTCCGAATCCAAGCGCGATGCGGCCAAGGCGTTGGGCGCTGCCGAGGTGGTGGTCTCACGCCATGCCGATGAGATGGCCGCGCATGCGCAAAGCCTGGACTTCATCCTGAACACCGTTGCGGCCCCGCATGAGCTCGATCCCTTCTTCAACCTGCTCAAGCGCGATGGCACGATGACCCTGGTGGGCGCGCCCTCCACCCCGCATCCCTCGCCCGGTGTGTTTGGCCTGATCATGAAGCGGCGCAGCCTCGCCGGTTCGCTGATCGGCGGTATCCCCGAGACGCAGGAGATGCTCGATTTCTGCGCCGAGCACGGCATTGTGGCGGACATCGAGCTGATCCAGGCCGAGCAGATCAACGAGGCCTATGAGCGCATGCTGCGCGGCGATGTGGCCTACCGTTTTGTGATCGACAACGCCAGCATCTGA
- a CDS encoding GreA/GreB family elongation factor: MDKSLLQQLVLERLADDLQQVEQAVSAAHEAATHEENIAENKYDTLGLEAAYLATGQARRAEAIHQALVHWRLFCPQPYSAGRGIQLGALVCLLDADERQQQIFLGPEGGNMKLVIGAESIQVISSQAPLGQALLGKAEGDEVTLEVAQARQKLEVLWVR; encoded by the coding sequence GTGGATAAATCCTTGCTGCAGCAGCTGGTGCTGGAGCGGCTGGCCGATGACCTGCAGCAGGTCGAGCAGGCGGTGAGTGCGGCGCATGAAGCGGCGACCCACGAGGAAAATATTGCCGAGAACAAGTACGACACCTTGGGCCTGGAGGCGGCCTACCTGGCGACGGGCCAGGCGCGGCGCGCTGAGGCCATCCACCAGGCGCTGGTCCATTGGCGGCTTTTTTGCCCGCAGCCCTATAGCGCCGGCAGGGGCATACAGCTGGGCGCGCTGGTTTGCCTGCTGGATGCGGACGAGAGACAGCAGCAGATCTTTCTTGGCCCTGAAGGGGGCAACATGAAGCTGGTCATCGGCGCTGAATCCATCCAGGTGATCAGCAGCCAAGCGCCGTTGGGCCAGGCGCTGCTGGGCAAGGCTGAGGGAGATGAGGTGACGCTGGAGGTGGCGCAGGCCAGGCAGAAGTTGGAGGTGCTATGGGTTCGTTAA
- the hrcA gene encoding heat-inducible transcriptional repressor HrcA, which yields MLDDRARLLLKTLVERYIADGHPVGSRALTQAPGLDFSPATIRNVMADLEGLGLIASPYTSAGRIPTAKGYRLFVDTMLTVDPDQVVSAEIAPEQPQKVITSAAGVLSELSQYVGVVQAPRKSSSFRHIEFLRLSEKRILLILVSPEGDVQNRVIFTESDYSQSQLIETANYLNAHYAGLAMEQVRQLLRKEVDSLRDEIAALMLAAVNVDEGAQEAPHELVIAGERNLLAVSDFSNDMTNLRRAFDLFEQKTQILHLLENSNRAEGVQIYIGGESQLLSVEELSVVSTPYQVNGKVVGTLGVIGPKRMPYEKMIQIVGITSKLVSNALSHPK from the coding sequence ATGCTCGATGACCGCGCCCGGCTGCTGCTCAAAACCTTGGTGGAACGCTATATAGCGGATGGCCACCCAGTGGGCTCGCGCGCGCTCACGCAGGCGCCCGGGCTGGACTTTTCGCCGGCCACCATCCGCAATGTGATGGCCGACCTCGAAGGCCTGGGCCTGATCGCCAGCCCCTATACGTCCGCCGGCCGCATCCCCACGGCCAAGGGCTACCGCCTGTTTGTCGACACCATGCTGACCGTAGACCCGGACCAGGTGGTGTCGGCCGAGATTGCACCCGAGCAGCCGCAAAAGGTCATCACCAGCGCTGCTGGCGTGCTCTCGGAGCTGTCGCAGTACGTGGGCGTGGTGCAGGCGCCGCGCAAAAGCTCGTCGTTCCGCCATATCGAGTTTTTGCGCCTGTCGGAAAAGCGCATCCTGCTGATCCTGGTCTCGCCCGAAGGCGATGTGCAGAACCGGGTGATCTTCACTGAGTCGGACTACTCGCAAAGCCAGCTGATTGAGACGGCCAACTACCTCAACGCCCATTACGCCGGTTTGGCGATGGAGCAGGTGCGCCAGCTGCTGCGCAAGGAAGTGGACAGCCTGCGCGACGAGATCGCCGCACTGATGCTGGCGGCCGTGAATGTGGATGAAGGCGCCCAAGAAGCGCCGCATGAACTGGTGATTGCTGGCGAGCGCAACCTGCTGGCCGTCAGCGATTTCAGCAACGACATGACCAACCTGCGCCGGGCCTTTGACCTGTTCGAGCAAAAGACCCAGATCCTGCACCTGCTGGAGAACTCCAACCGCGCAGAAGGTGTGCAAATCTACATCGGTGGCGAGAGCCAGCTGCTGTCCGTCGAGGAGCTGTCGGTCGTCAGCACGCCGTACCAGGTCAACGGCAAGGTGGTCGGCACCCTGGGCGTCATCGGCCCCAAACGCATGCCCTACGAGAAGATGATCCAGATCGTTGGAATCACCTCCAAGCTCGTATCCAACGCACTGAGCCATCCGAAATAG
- a CDS encoding NAD kinase, protein MQSRFQHIALIGKHHAPPTAEVRQQSYAAFSQIACYIEAQGGTAFLEKETAAFTGMEHYPTLSMQEIGERCDLVIVLGGDGTMLGVGRELAQYNTPLVGINQGRLGFVTDVPLQTFMGPLSAILAGEYEEEVRSMIHARVMREGQCVFEALAFNDVVVNRGGTSGMVELRVEVDGQLVANQRADGLIIATPTGSTAYALSVGGPIVHPTVPCWVMAPIAPHMLSNRPSVIPDSQEISIEVIGGRDVAANFDMQSLASILRGDKILVRSAPHKARFLHPRGWNYYATLRKKLGWNEGGITP, encoded by the coding sequence ATGCAGTCTCGCTTCCAACACATTGCCCTGATCGGCAAACACCATGCGCCGCCCACTGCCGAGGTGCGCCAGCAGTCCTATGCGGCTTTCAGCCAGATCGCCTGCTATATCGAGGCCCAGGGCGGCACTGCATTCCTGGAGAAGGAAACCGCCGCCTTCACCGGCATGGAACACTACCCGACGCTCAGCATGCAGGAGATCGGTGAGCGCTGCGACCTGGTCATTGTGCTGGGCGGTGACGGCACCATGCTGGGCGTGGGACGCGAGCTGGCGCAGTACAACACGCCCCTGGTCGGCATCAACCAGGGGCGACTGGGCTTTGTGACCGATGTCCCGCTGCAGACCTTCATGGGACCGCTCTCGGCGATTCTGGCCGGCGAGTACGAAGAAGAAGTGCGCTCGATGATCCATGCCCGCGTGATGCGCGAAGGCCAATGCGTCTTCGAGGCGCTGGCCTTCAACGATGTGGTGGTCAACCGGGGCGGCACCTCGGGCATGGTCGAGCTGCGGGTCGAGGTCGATGGCCAGCTGGTGGCCAACCAGCGCGCAGACGGTTTGATCATTGCAACGCCGACGGGCTCGACGGCCTATGCGTTGTCGGTCGGCGGGCCCATCGTGCACCCGACGGTGCCCTGCTGGGTGATGGCGCCGATTGCGCCGCATATGCTGTCCAACCGGCCCAGTGTGATTCCTGACTCGCAGGAAATTTCGATCGAGGTGATTGGCGGGCGCGATGTGGCCGCCAATTTCGACATGCAGTCGCTCGCCTCCATCCTGCGTGGTGACAAGATTTTGGTGCGCAGCGCGCCGCACAAGGCGCGCTTTCTGCACCCCCGGGGCTGGAACTACTACGCCACTCTGCGCAAAAAGCTGGGCTGGAACGAAGGGGGCATTACGCCATGA
- the recN gene encoding DNA repair protein RecN — protein sequence MSLRRIGLRDFVIVEQLEVDFQPGFTALTGETGAGKSILIDALQLVLGHRADTGFVRQGASRAELMAEFDTPATLEGFLADNDMPGEETLLLRRVIDAQGKSKFWINGVPATATQLRSIAGDLVDIHGQHAWQGLTQPESVRQLLDAYAGTDSTPTQRAYALWRSADKALQQARSMEETHQRERERLLWQIAEIDKLAPGPQEWEELNTQHGRLSNAQALMDAANNAIASLEGEDGGALTHVNRSLHALQAQAHVEPGFSAMAESLESCLAQLEDVVRSLNGYLRHAELDPDKLEQLDQRLGSWISLARRYKRAPEDLPALLQGWHAELLALEASSDMVQLAKNAQQAQEAYQKVATTLSQARQQAAKRLSKAITAAMQDLGMAGGRFVAQVSPAREPRSDGIDDVELLVAGHPGTDPKPIAKVASGGELSRISLAIAISTSQLGQAPTLIFDEIDSGIGGAVADAVGRVMRALGRDRQVLAVTHLAQVAARGDHHLLVAKQRSKSGTTSHICTVADDERVNEIARMLGGENLSATSRAHAQEMIAGGMNDR from the coding sequence ATGAGCCTCAGACGCATTGGCTTGCGTGATTTCGTCATCGTCGAGCAGCTGGAGGTGGATTTCCAGCCCGGCTTCACGGCACTGACCGGCGAGACGGGTGCCGGCAAATCGATCCTGATCGATGCTTTGCAGCTGGTGCTGGGACACCGTGCCGACACCGGTTTTGTGCGCCAGGGCGCCAGCCGCGCCGAGCTGATGGCCGAGTTCGATACGCCCGCCACGCTCGAAGGCTTTCTGGCCGACAACGACATGCCCGGCGAAGAAACGCTGCTGCTGCGCCGCGTGATCGACGCGCAGGGCAAGAGCAAGTTCTGGATCAATGGCGTGCCCGCCACCGCCACGCAGCTGCGCAGCATTGCGGGCGACTTGGTCGATATCCATGGCCAGCATGCCTGGCAGGGGCTGACCCAGCCCGAGTCGGTGCGCCAGCTGCTGGACGCCTACGCCGGTACCGACAGCACTCCCACGCAGCGCGCCTATGCGCTCTGGCGCAGTGCCGACAAGGCCTTGCAGCAAGCGCGCAGCATGGAAGAAACCCACCAGCGCGAGCGCGAACGCCTGCTCTGGCAGATCGCCGAAATCGACAAGCTCGCGCCCGGACCGCAGGAATGGGAAGAGCTCAACACCCAGCATGGGCGCCTGTCCAATGCCCAGGCCTTGATGGATGCGGCCAACAACGCGATTGCCAGCCTGGAAGGCGAAGACGGCGGCGCGCTCACCCATGTCAACCGCAGCCTGCATGCGCTGCAGGCCCAGGCCCATGTGGAGCCCGGTTTCTCCGCGATGGCCGAGTCGCTGGAATCGTGCCTGGCCCAGCTCGAGGATGTGGTGCGCTCGCTCAACGGCTACCTGCGCCATGCCGAGCTGGACCCGGACAAGCTCGAGCAGCTGGACCAGCGCCTGGGCAGCTGGATATCGCTGGCACGTCGCTACAAGCGTGCGCCCGAAGACCTACCCGCACTGCTGCAGGGCTGGCATGCCGAGCTGCTGGCGCTCGAAGCCTCCTCCGATATGGTGCAGCTGGCCAAGAACGCCCAGCAGGCGCAGGAGGCCTACCAAAAGGTCGCCACGACGCTCAGCCAGGCGCGCCAGCAGGCGGCCAAACGCTTGTCCAAAGCGATCACCGCAGCGATGCAGGACCTGGGCATGGCCGGCGGCCGTTTTGTCGCGCAGGTCAGCCCCGCACGTGAGCCGCGCAGCGATGGTATCGACGATGTGGAACTGCTGGTCGCTGGCCACCCGGGCACCGACCCCAAGCCAATCGCCAAGGTGGCCTCGGGCGGCGAGCTCTCGCGCATCTCGCTGGCCATTGCAATATCGACCAGCCAGCTCGGCCAGGCGCCCACCCTGATCTTTGACGAGATCGACTCGGGCATTGGTGGCGCGGTGGCCGATGCGGTGGGCCGCGTGATGCGGGCACTGGGGCGGGACCGCCAGGTGCTGGCCGTCACCCACCTGGCCCAGGTGGCCGCACGTGGCGACCACCACCTGCTGGTGGCCAAGCAGCGCAGCAAAAGCGGCACCACGAGCCATATCTGTACCGTGGCCGATGACGAGCGGGTCAATGAAATTGCCCGCATGCTGGGCGGCGAAAACCTCTCGGCCACGAGCCGCGCCCACGCCCAAGAGATGATTGCCGGAGGAATGAATGACCGATAA